From a region of the Thermus caldilimi genome:
- a CDS encoding universal stress protein yields MFRRILVGYDGSEPAKKALIAALELAQAFRGEVLALAVVRPPEFAELGIELEGVLEEAKGPLAEAFRFAQREAARRGVVLRTRSQVGHPAETLVRVAEEEGFDLIVLGRRGLTPVQRWMLGSVSERVLRYAPSAVMVVH; encoded by the coding sequence ATGTTTCGTAGGATTTTGGTAGGATACGATGGATCGGAGCCTGCTAAAAAGGCCTTAATCGCTGCCCTGGAGCTGGCCCAGGCCTTCCGGGGGGAGGTATTGGCGTTGGCGGTGGTCCGGCCACCGGAGTTCGCAGAGCTGGGGATCGAGCTGGAAGGGGTACTGGAGGAGGCCAAAGGGCCCTTGGCCGAGGCCTTTCGCTTTGCCCAGCGCGAGGCCGCACGGCGGGGGGTGGTCCTGAGAACCCGAAGCCAGGTGGGGCATCCGGCGGAGACCCTGGTGCGGGTGGCGGAAGAGGAAGGCTTCGACCTCATCGTACTGGGGCGGCGGGGCCTAACCCCGGTCCAGCGCTGGATGCTGGGCTCGGTCTCGGAGAGGGTGTTGCGCTACGCCCCCTCTGCCGTGATGGTGGTGCACTGA
- a CDS encoding alpha-amylase family glycosyl hydrolase, which produces MGRILAVWVWLSLALAVPVTFRYTPPSGLEVRSVSLRGSFNSWGETPMQKEDGSWAVTVDLDPGEHQYKFFINGQWPRDMCNDPTFGTPMVDPKAAGCVDDGFGGQNAVIVVQAPVAPTPPAGPVALDFTHDPLDAQYVSHADGKLSVRFRAGEGAVAAAWVEVQGKRLPMHLQLSFPGSEVWRGTLPGGVGAYRILVRTQDGKEEVFGPFNPPERPFAEVAWVGEGVGYQIFPERFYNGDSSNDALALETDEYRFNQVWQRSSGPKPHLSRWGDPPSPLHCCHQYFGGDLAGVLAKLPYLKALGVSVLYLNPIFDSGSAHGYDTHDYLKVSPKFGDKSLLRKLLDEAHRLDMRVIFDFVPNHTGLGFWAFQDVVKRGPRSPYWNWYFIKRWPFVPGDGSAYEGWWGLGSLPKLNTANPGVKRYLIEVAKYWVRFGFDGVRVDVPGDVLNPHAFFKEMRAELKAIKPDAYLVAEIWQRDPSWLRGDEFDSLMNYAIGRDILLRFAKGGSLALYNARRALADLARVYALYPEAVAGMGFNLITSHDTARLLTELGGGGLKDLPSPEARARQRLAAAMLYALPGLPVTFQGDECGFTGERPADPPHELNRYPFQWEKCHGETLGFYQELAGLRRELAALRSAVFRTYFGEGHLLAFFRGEPGEGEVLAAFNNGVEAATLPLPPGGWRDPLEGRTYRKEVSLPPLGFRYLVHLGR; this is translated from the coding sequence ATGGGAAGAATCCTGGCGGTGTGGGTATGGCTTAGCCTGGCCCTGGCGGTCCCGGTGACCTTCCGCTACACACCTCCTTCGGGCCTCGAGGTGCGCTCGGTAAGCCTCCGGGGCTCCTTCAACAGCTGGGGGGAAACCCCCATGCAGAAGGAGGACGGGTCCTGGGCGGTAACCGTGGACCTGGATCCAGGGGAGCACCAGTACAAGTTCTTCATCAACGGCCAGTGGCCCAGGGACATGTGCAACGATCCCACCTTCGGCACGCCCATGGTGGACCCGAAGGCGGCAGGGTGTGTGGACGATGGCTTTGGGGGTCAGAATGCCGTGATCGTGGTCCAGGCCCCGGTAGCCCCCACCCCTCCTGCGGGGCCTGTGGCCCTGGACTTCACCCATGATCCGTTGGACGCCCAGTATGTGTCCCATGCCGACGGCAAGCTTTCCGTGCGCTTCCGGGCAGGGGAGGGGGCAGTGGCGGCCGCCTGGGTGGAGGTGCAGGGAAAGAGGCTCCCCATGCACCTGCAGCTGAGTTTTCCGGGAAGCGAGGTTTGGCGTGGGACCTTACCTGGAGGCGTGGGAGCCTACCGCATCCTGGTGCGGACCCAGGATGGCAAGGAGGAGGTGTTCGGCCCCTTTAACCCTCCCGAAAGGCCCTTCGCCGAGGTGGCCTGGGTGGGCGAGGGGGTGGGTTATCAGATCTTCCCCGAGCGCTTCTACAACGGGGATTCCAGCAACGATGCCCTGGCCCTGGAAACCGACGAGTACCGCTTTAACCAGGTGTGGCAGCGCTCCTCTGGGCCCAAGCCCCATCTTTCCCGCTGGGGCGATCCCCCCTCGCCCCTGCACTGCTGCCACCAGTACTTCGGGGGGGATCTTGCCGGGGTGCTGGCCAAGCTTCCTTACCTGAAGGCCCTGGGGGTTAGCGTCCTCTACCTGAATCCCATCTTTGATTCCGGGTCGGCCCACGGCTACGACACCCACGACTACCTCAAGGTTTCCCCCAAGTTCGGCGACAAATCCCTCTTGCGCAAGCTGCTGGACGAGGCCCACCGCCTCGACATGCGGGTGATCTTTGACTTCGTCCCCAACCACACTGGCCTGGGCTTTTGGGCTTTTCAGGATGTGGTAAAGAGGGGTCCCCGTTCCCCTTACTGGAACTGGTACTTCATCAAGCGGTGGCCCTTTGTGCCGGGTGACGGATCGGCCTACGAGGGATGGTGGGGGTTAGGGAGCCTGCCCAAGCTGAACACCGCAAACCCCGGGGTGAAGCGCTACCTGATCGAGGTGGCCAAATACTGGGTACGCTTCGGCTTTGACGGGGTGCGGGTGGATGTGCCCGGGGATGTGCTAAATCCTCACGCTTTCTTTAAGGAAATGCGGGCTGAACTGAAGGCCATCAAGCCCGACGCCTACCTGGTGGCGGAGATCTGGCAGAGGGATCCTAGCTGGCTTCGGGGGGATGAGTTTGACTCCCTGATGAACTACGCCATCGGCCGGGATATCCTCCTCCGCTTTGCTAAGGGGGGAAGCCTAGCCCTGTACAACGCCCGCCGAGCCTTGGCGGACCTAGCCCGGGTTTACGCCCTTTACCCGGAGGCGGTGGCCGGGATGGGCTTCAACTTGATCACCTCCCACGATACGGCCCGCCTCCTTACCGAGCTTGGGGGCGGGGGCCTGAAGGACCTTCCCAGCCCGGAAGCCAGGGCCCGGCAGCGGCTTGCGGCGGCCATGCTCTACGCCCTTCCCGGCCTCCCCGTAACCTTCCAGGGGGATGAGTGCGGTTTCACCGGGGAAAGGCCGGCCGACCCCCCTCACGAGCTCAACCGGTATCCCTTCCAGTGGGAGAAATGCCATGGGGAAACCCTGGGCTTTTACCAGGAGCTGGCGGGGCTGCGCCGGGAGCTTGCGGCCCTCAGGAGCGCCGTGTTCCGGACCTACTTCGGAGAGGGCCATCTTCTGGCCTTCTTCCGGGGTGAGCCTGGAGAAGGGGAGGTGCTTGCCGCCTTCAATAACGGGGTGGAGGCCGCCACCTTGCCCTTGCCTCCTGGGGGCTGGCGGGATCCCCTCGAGGGGCGCACCTACCGGAAGGAAGTGAGCCTGCCCCCCCTGGGCTTCCGGTACCTGGTCCACCTGGGGCGGTAG
- a CDS encoding DUF5666 domain-containing protein: protein MAKEVRFSRLVWLALGLAILASCQMNPSGSIPQAVQVAGVVGGTETKPTLLGKPLDLQGTSLTKEGEPYGGSVLPGMVVVAQGTDQGNTLRLQSLEVQVELKGPIAALDVNAGTLTVLGQQVLTDANTRIYEKVGGSYRTLLLSDLAIGDVVEVQGTATESGILATYIERHPRGNNEVELEGRATNLDEPAKHFTLNGYTVDYGQAHVVGTPREGVWVEVKGTLSGTLIQATKVVFKTSGNNQFGASRRVELEGPILGLDPTQKTFQLLGYTVDYSAANVVGTLVDGAYVEAKGQVDANDPTLFHAQLVKVKYPKSYPARAEAKGTVSAIDHQGNTFSLGSLGFYVDATTVLKRDDPDGPIAFADIQVGDYVEVQYDPTRTNADMRYYAVKVEVKTNQDGEGMEEWEGPVSHLDATSYTFQLLGYTVTTTEATRFEWRNQTYSRADFFTLLQNGDRVEVKGTLSGTTIAAEKVELKGR, encoded by the coding sequence ATGGCTAAGGAGGTGCGCTTTTCGCGGCTGGTCTGGCTGGCGCTGGGCCTAGCCATCCTGGCGTCCTGCCAGATGAACCCCTCGGGGTCCATTCCCCAGGCAGTCCAGGTGGCGGGGGTGGTGGGGGGCACGGAAACCAAGCCCACCCTTCTGGGCAAGCCCTTGGACCTGCAAGGAACATCCCTGACCAAGGAGGGGGAACCCTATGGCGGCTCGGTCCTGCCGGGTATGGTGGTGGTGGCTCAGGGCACTGACCAGGGAAACACCCTCCGCCTCCAGAGCCTCGAGGTGCAGGTAGAACTCAAAGGCCCCATCGCTGCCCTGGACGTGAACGCCGGAACCCTCACGGTCCTTGGCCAACAGGTCCTCACCGATGCCAACACCCGGATTTATGAAAAGGTGGGGGGTTCCTACCGCACCCTGCTCCTTTCCGATCTCGCAATAGGAGATGTGGTGGAGGTCCAGGGAACCGCTACAGAAAGCGGCATCCTCGCCACTTATATTGAACGCCACCCCAGGGGAAACAACGAGGTGGAGCTGGAAGGCCGGGCCACCAACCTGGATGAGCCGGCCAAGCACTTCACCCTGAACGGCTACACGGTGGACTACGGCCAAGCCCATGTGGTGGGAACCCCCAGGGAGGGGGTGTGGGTGGAGGTGAAGGGAACCCTTTCCGGTACCCTCATTCAGGCTACAAAGGTGGTGTTCAAGACCTCGGGGAACAACCAGTTCGGAGCCTCGAGGCGGGTGGAGCTGGAAGGACCCATCCTCGGGCTGGATCCCACCCAAAAAACCTTCCAGCTCCTTGGCTACACCGTGGACTATAGCGCCGCCAACGTAGTGGGCACCTTGGTTGACGGGGCCTACGTGGAGGCCAAGGGCCAGGTGGATGCCAACGACCCTACCCTCTTCCACGCCCAGCTGGTGAAGGTAAAGTACCCCAAGAGCTACCCGGCCAGGGCGGAGGCCAAGGGAACGGTAAGCGCCATAGATCACCAGGGCAATACCTTCTCCCTGGGGAGCCTTGGCTTCTACGTGGACGCCACCACCGTCCTCAAACGCGATGACCCCGACGGCCCCATCGCCTTCGCCGACATCCAGGTGGGGGACTACGTGGAGGTGCAGTACGACCCCACCCGGACCAATGCCGACATGCGCTACTATGCCGTCAAGGTGGAGGTGAAAACCAACCAGGACGGCGAGGGGATGGAGGAGTGGGAGGGCCCAGTTTCCCACCTGGATGCCACCAGTTACACCTTCCAGCTACTGGGATACACCGTGACCACCACAGAGGCTACCCGCTTTGAGTGGCGCAACCAAACCTATAGCCGGGCGGACTTCTTCACCCTCTTGCAGAACGGAGACCGCGTGGAGGTAAAAGGGACTCTTTCCGGAACCACCATCGCCGCAGAGAAGGTGGAGCTTAAGGGCCGCTAG
- a CDS encoding gamma-glutamyl-gamma-aminobutyrate hydrolase family protein gives MRFIGVATQYRMAEGLLAKRFWGLLEFYLEALSSQGLAYVLLPPQGPEALERILPHLDGLLLPGGGDVDPDRYREEPHPRLGEVSPERDEHELFLARYAAEKGLPTLGICRGIQVMNVAMGGTLYQDLEAQGFREIQHTEKSPPPALAHGMKLVAESPLARLFPPSFRVNSYHHQGIKDLGEGLKPIALAPDGLVEAVALDGHPLFLGVQWHPELIKEHWPLFGLLKV, from the coding sequence ATGCGCTTCATCGGTGTCGCCACCCAGTACCGCATGGCCGAGGGCCTCCTGGCGAAAAGATTCTGGGGCCTTTTAGAGTTCTATCTGGAAGCCCTCTCCTCCCAGGGCCTGGCCTATGTGCTCCTTCCACCCCAGGGCCCGGAAGCCTTGGAAAGAATCCTTCCCCACCTGGATGGGCTCCTTCTTCCCGGAGGGGGCGACGTGGACCCGGATCGCTACAGGGAGGAACCCCATCCAAGGCTGGGCGAGGTCAGCCCCGAGCGGGACGAACACGAGCTCTTCCTGGCCCGCTACGCGGCGGAGAAGGGGCTTCCCACCCTGGGGATATGCCGGGGAATCCAGGTGATGAACGTGGCCATGGGGGGAACCCTTTACCAGGACCTCGAGGCCCAGGGCTTCCGGGAGATCCAGCACACCGAAAAAAGTCCCCCTCCTGCCCTGGCCCACGGGATGAAGCTGGTGGCCGAAAGCCCCCTCGCCCGCCTCTTCCCCCCTAGCTTCCGGGTGAACTCCTACCACCACCAGGGGATCAAGGACCTGGGAGAGGGCTTAAAGCCCATCGCCCTGGCCCCGGACGGCCTGGTGGAGGCGGTAGCCCTGGATGGGCATCCCCTTTTCCTGGGGGTCCAGTGGCACCCGGAGCTAATCAAGGAGCACTGGCCTCTTTTTGGCCTTCTGAAGGTCTAG
- a CDS encoding MFS transporter codes for MNPAWRFVVAIGLVSLFADLTYEGGRSIAGAFLETLGSSAALVGFVAGFGEFLGYLVRLVSGGLADRFRFHWPLLYLGYGVNLLSVPALALAQGPVGAGLLLFLERLGKGLRTPARDALLARAGKEVGHGRVFGLHETVDQIGAFLGPLLVALGVALGGYRLGFAFLLLPALLALGFLLRARGLELQEERVLQVQPLPSGFSLYPLYSALFALGFVHFQLLAFHLEKLGAGPVHIPLFYALAMGADALFALLGGLAFDRLGLRSLFFAPLFALAAPLLLGNNPALWWTGSFLWGGALGLQESVLRAGVGHLGGSAFAYGVFDTAFGFAWFLGSVAMGFLYETSPVRAMAFVGGSEVFALLALLALLARIRR; via the coding sequence ATGAACCCCGCCTGGCGTTTCGTGGTGGCCATCGGCTTGGTGAGCCTTTTTGCTGATCTTACCTACGAGGGAGGGCGCAGTATTGCTGGAGCCTTCCTGGAAACCCTCGGCTCCTCTGCAGCCCTGGTAGGCTTTGTTGCCGGGTTTGGGGAATTTCTAGGCTACTTGGTGCGCTTGGTTTCCGGAGGGCTTGCAGACCGGTTTCGGTTTCACTGGCCCCTTCTCTACCTGGGCTACGGGGTGAACCTGCTCTCGGTGCCGGCTCTGGCCTTGGCCCAAGGTCCTGTGGGGGCGGGCCTGCTTCTTTTTCTGGAACGCCTCGGGAAAGGTCTGCGCACTCCTGCCCGCGATGCCCTTCTGGCTAGGGCCGGGAAGGAGGTGGGTCACGGTAGGGTCTTTGGCCTGCACGAGACGGTGGACCAGATAGGTGCCTTTCTGGGCCCCTTGCTGGTGGCCTTGGGGGTAGCCCTGGGAGGCTACCGTCTCGGTTTTGCCTTCCTTCTTCTTCCCGCCCTCCTGGCCTTAGGCTTCCTCCTTCGGGCGCGCGGCCTCGAGCTCCAGGAGGAGAGGGTCCTTCAGGTCCAGCCCCTGCCCTCGGGCTTTTCCCTTTACCCGCTTTACAGCGCTCTCTTCGCCTTGGGATTCGTGCACTTTCAGCTTCTGGCCTTTCATCTGGAAAAGCTGGGGGCCGGGCCGGTACATATCCCCCTTTTCTACGCTTTAGCCATGGGTGCGGATGCCCTTTTTGCCCTCCTGGGTGGCCTGGCTTTTGACCGCTTGGGCCTAAGAAGCTTGTTCTTTGCTCCCCTTTTCGCCCTCGCAGCCCCCCTCCTCCTGGGGAATAACCCGGCCCTTTGGTGGACGGGCAGCTTCCTTTGGGGAGGGGCTCTGGGGCTGCAGGAAAGCGTCCTGCGGGCCGGGGTGGGCCACCTAGGGGGTTCGGCCTTTGCCTACGGGGTTTTCGACACGGCCTTCGGCTTTGCCTGGTTCTTGGGAAGCGTGGCCATGGGTTTCCTTTACGAGACCTCGCCGGTTCGTGCGATGGCCTTCGTAGGCGGCAGCGAGGTCTTTGCCCTCCTTGCCCTCCTTGCCCTTCTGGCTCGCATACGGAGGTAG
- a CDS encoding YceI family protein: MLRGIALLFLLGWAAAATYQVSGETLYEARAPLGAFRGVNPTLEGQVVFEPTKGFLQGRVCLDLSAWDSKEPLRDRHTREMFQVDRYPRACLNIQGFDPGQSLVQGTLSLHGVERKVAVPVRYTLEQGGQTLRFEAEFELLLSDYGLKAPSFMGMRVQDRVVVRVKGQGVAR, from the coding sequence ATGTTGCGGGGAATAGCGCTTCTTTTCCTCCTGGGATGGGCCGCGGCCGCCACCTACCAGGTGAGCGGGGAGACCCTCTACGAGGCCCGGGCTCCCCTGGGGGCTTTCCGTGGGGTCAACCCTACCCTCGAGGGGCAGGTGGTTTTTGAGCCTACCAAAGGATTCCTACAGGGACGGGTCTGCCTGGATCTTTCCGCCTGGGATTCCAAAGAACCCTTGAGGGATCGGCATACCCGGGAGATGTTCCAGGTGGACCGGTACCCCCGGGCCTGCCTGAACATTCAGGGCTTTGATCCTGGTCAGAGCCTGGTCCAGGGTACCCTGAGCCTTCACGGCGTGGAGCGCAAGGTAGCGGTTCCCGTCCGCTACACTTTGGAACAAGGGGGGCAAACCCTGCGCTTTGAGGCCGAGTTTGAGCTCCTCCTCAGCGACTATGGGCTCAAGGCCCCCAGCTTCATGGGCATGCGGGTTCAGGACCGGGTGGTGGTGCGGGTCAAGGGCCAGGGGGTGGCAAGGTGA
- a CDS encoding cation:proton antiporter has translation MDWSAAAIWMGLAVVAALLSIWFRVSVALTEILVGVAAGALIGKEALHTMASWVTFLAGVGSVVLTFLAGAELDPETLKRSWKEAFAIGLAGFFAPFLGSAFVAHALLGWDPRASWLAGVALSTTSVAVVYAVMLELGLNQTPFGKVILAACFVNDLGTVLALGLLFAPFGTATWVFALGLGVGLYLLIRATPWLFARYGGSTHELEAKFLLFALFALGALAAWSGSEAVLPAYLVGMVLAGSVGKDHALIRRLRTLTLGLLTPFYFIRAGSLVSLPALLLGLGGFFVLLLTKMVSKVLGVYPITLVFRYRRRDAAYTTLLMSTGLTFGTISSLYGLTHGIISEDQYSLLVAAVIASAVVPTWIANRFFLPHHHIQAARIGLEEVRNEG, from the coding sequence ATGGACTGGAGTGCGGCGGCAATCTGGATGGGCTTGGCGGTGGTGGCGGCCCTGCTTTCCATCTGGTTCCGGGTCTCCGTGGCCCTAACGGAGATCCTGGTGGGGGTAGCCGCAGGAGCCCTTATAGGCAAGGAGGCCCTTCACACCATGGCATCCTGGGTAACCTTTCTGGCAGGGGTGGGAAGCGTTGTCCTCACCTTTCTGGCTGGGGCTGAGCTGGATCCGGAAACCCTGAAGCGAAGCTGGAAGGAGGCCTTTGCCATAGGGCTCGCGGGCTTCTTTGCCCCGTTTCTTGGGTCAGCCTTCGTGGCCCATGCCCTCCTGGGCTGGGATCCCCGGGCCAGCTGGCTTGCTGGTGTGGCCCTGTCCACCACCAGCGTGGCCGTGGTCTATGCGGTGATGCTGGAGCTGGGGCTGAACCAGACTCCCTTTGGCAAGGTGATTTTAGCCGCTTGTTTCGTCAACGACCTGGGGACGGTTCTGGCCTTGGGCCTCCTATTCGCCCCCTTTGGGACGGCCACCTGGGTGTTTGCCCTAGGCCTTGGGGTAGGGTTGTACCTGCTCATCCGGGCTACCCCATGGCTGTTCGCTCGCTACGGCGGCAGCACCCATGAACTGGAGGCCAAGTTTCTCCTCTTCGCCCTCTTCGCCCTGGGGGCCTTAGCTGCCTGGAGCGGCTCGGAGGCGGTGCTTCCCGCCTACCTGGTGGGTATGGTTTTGGCCGGGAGTGTGGGCAAGGACCACGCGTTGATCCGCCGCCTGCGTACCCTTACCTTGGGGCTTCTCACGCCCTTCTATTTCATCAGGGCGGGTAGCCTGGTGAGCCTTCCCGCCCTCCTGCTCGGCCTGGGGGGTTTTTTCGTTTTGTTGCTGACCAAGATGGTAAGCAAGGTTCTTGGGGTCTATCCCATCACCCTGGTCTTTCGCTACCGGAGAAGGGATGCCGCCTACACCACCCTCCTCATGTCCACAGGGCTCACCTTCGGCACCATCAGCAGCCTTTACGGGTTAACCCATGGAATCATCAGTGAAGACCAGTATTCCCTGCTGGTGGCTGCGGTCATCGCCAGCGCCGTGGTGCCCACCTGGATCGCCAACCGCTTCTTCCTGCCCCACCATCACATTCAGGCAGCGCGGATTGGCCTCGAGGAGGTGCGGAATGAAGGATAG
- a CDS encoding DUF190 domain-containing protein, with protein sequence MRGHEEAVLLRIFVSESDRYEGRPLYQAIILEARNRGLAGATAFKGFLGYGVHSRIHSARFIRSEDLPVMVEVVDTQEKILFFLNVLKGMLAEGLATLERVEVIRSSPEAR encoded by the coding sequence ATGCGGGGGCATGAGGAAGCCGTGCTCTTGAGGATCTTTGTGAGTGAATCGGATCGCTACGAGGGTCGGCCCCTTTACCAGGCTATAATCCTAGAAGCCAGGAATCGGGGTCTGGCGGGAGCCACAGCCTTTAAGGGGTTTCTGGGATACGGGGTCCACTCCCGCATCCACAGCGCTAGATTTATTCGTTCCGAGGACTTGCCGGTTATGGTGGAGGTAGTGGATACGCAGGAGAAGATCCTCTTCTTCCTGAACGTCCTGAAGGGGATGCTGGCGGAGGGCTTGGCCACCCTGGAGCGGGTGGAGGTGATCAGATCTTCGCCGGAGGCGAGATGA